Proteins encoded in a region of the Planococcus citri chromosome 1, ihPlaCitr1.1, whole genome shotgun sequence genome:
- the LOC135845306 gene encoding uncharacterized protein LOC135845306 codes for MIYNVNFFVFVLVAVMASAVMVNTIYIEDPVVPVYINDNPVFNHPCVQQCVVTALYDPFCGTDLNDYGNKGWLTCFDSCYIPIEMLYDGTCEEYKESLITINV; via the exons ATGATTTACAACGTCAATTTTTTCG tTTTTGTACTGGTAGCAGTGATGGCTTCCGCTGTCATGGTCAACACGATATACATCGAGGACCCAGTTGTCCCAGTTTATATAAATGATAATCCCGTGTTTAACCACCCCTGTGTACAGCAATGCGTAGTAACAGCCTTGTACGATCCTTTTTGTGGCACTGATTTGAATGATTATGGTAACAAGGGATGGTTGACCTGTTTCGATAGCTGTTATATAC CAATTGAAATGCTGTACGATGGAACATGCGAAGAATACAAAGAATCCCTTATCACCATCAACGTGTGA